In Candidatus Methylomirabilota bacterium, a single window of DNA contains:
- a CDS encoding MFS transporter, with protein MPVLLAAAGFLLVGLDGSLNIAFPAMAAAFEVGPTTIRWVIICYVGTYSVTAFAAGVLADRLGAGRVVRAGLLLSLLSFLGFAIVPSFGVLLVVRVLQGVSGGLIYGAAPALVTLALPSSRHGWGLGWASFGLGLGLGVSPLIGGFLVDAFGWKGVFLYRVPVAAAIVALAAWTREPRRASAATWRMVAPADIFRWPVIHAGLLAFLANFAQFAVWLLAPFYLVTERGVSPAVGGLLFMLTPLATAVAAPVSGRATDGWGRRGPMVLGLIVEAAGLAMVARCGATTPLPLVGAALALVGFGLGVFQVPNIAQAMAAFPARQQGAAGGFAFLSRTLGVVIGVQSAAWLFGARSATLGFLPAFRFTFDAAAFVCASAALIALLPGRQYLPRRGELAHARDHGQDAGHDR; from the coding sequence ATGCCCGTCCTCCTGGCCGCGGCAGGCTTTCTGCTCGTCGGGCTCGACGGCTCCCTCAACATCGCGTTTCCCGCCATGGCGGCCGCCTTCGAGGTCGGCCCCACCACCATCCGCTGGGTCATCATCTGCTATGTCGGGACGTATTCGGTGACGGCCTTCGCCGCCGGCGTGCTCGCCGACCGGCTCGGGGCCGGGCGCGTCGTGCGCGCGGGCTTGCTCCTGTCCCTCCTCTCCTTCCTCGGCTTCGCCATCGTGCCTTCCTTCGGGGTGCTCCTCGTCGTCCGCGTGCTCCAGGGCGTGAGCGGGGGGCTCATTTACGGCGCCGCGCCGGCGCTGGTGACGCTGGCCCTGCCCTCCTCGCGACACGGCTGGGGGCTGGGCTGGGCAAGCTTCGGTCTGGGCTTGGGCCTCGGCGTGAGCCCGCTCATCGGAGGCTTTCTCGTCGATGCGTTCGGCTGGAAGGGCGTCTTTCTTTATCGCGTGCCCGTCGCGGCGGCCATCGTCGCCCTCGCCGCGTGGACACGCGAGCCTCGCCGCGCCTCGGCGGCGACGTGGCGGATGGTCGCCCCCGCTGACATCTTCCGCTGGCCCGTCATCCACGCGGGCCTGCTGGCCTTTCTCGCCAACTTCGCCCAGTTCGCGGTCTGGCTCCTGGCGCCGTTCTATCTCGTGACCGAGCGCGGAGTCTCGCCCGCGGTGGGGGGACTTCTCTTCATGTTGACCCCGCTCGCCACGGCCGTGGCGGCGCCCGTGAGTGGGCGCGCCACCGATGGCTGGGGGCGGCGCGGGCCCATGGTCCTGGGCCTGATCGTCGAGGCGGCCGGCCTCGCGATGGTCGCGCGCTGTGGCGCCACCACTCCGCTCCCGCTGGTGGGCGCGGCGCTTGCTCTCGTGGGCTTCGGCCTCGGCGTCTTTCAGGTACCGAACATCGCGCAGGCCATGGCCGCATTCCCGGCGCGCCAGCAGGGGGCGGCCGGCGGCTTTGCTTTTCTTTCCCGTACCCTCGGCGTGGTGATCGGTGTGCAGAGCGCCGCGTGGCTCTTTGGCGCGCGCTCGGCGACCCTCGGCTTTCTGCCCGCCTTCCGCTTCACGTTCGACGCCGCGGCCTTCGTCTGCGCGAGCGCGGCCCTCATCGCCCTTCTGCCTGGCCGTCAATACCTTCCGCGTCGCGGAGAGCTTGCTCATGCCCGTGATCATGGGCAAGATGCTGGACATGATCGGTAG
- a CDS encoding thioesterase family protein, with product MALTPGLTGEFEQLVMPELTADALGNKGVQVFATPFVINLMELTCNAAMKPHLPTGASSVGTMVEMKHLAASPVGMKVRAKATLLETDGKRCRFEVTVWDETEKIGEGRHERFVVPNLEKFLSRAMSKRGA from the coding sequence ATGGCCCTCACGCCCGGCCTCACCGGCGAGTTCGAGCAGCTCGTCATGCCTGAGCTGACCGCGGACGCCCTCGGCAACAAGGGCGTGCAGGTCTTCGCCACGCCCTTCGTGATCAATCTCATGGAGCTCACCTGCAATGCGGCGATGAAGCCTCACCTGCCCACGGGAGCTTCCTCCGTCGGCACCATGGTGGAGATGAAGCATCTGGCCGCCTCGCCCGTGGGCATGAAGGTCCGGGCCAAGGCGACGCTGCTCGAGACGGACGGCAAGCGCTGCCGCTTCGAGGTCACGGTGTGGGACGAGACGGAGAAGATCGGGGAAGGGCGACACGAGCGATTTGTCGTCCCAAACCTCGAGAAGTTCCTGTCGCGGGCCATGAGCAAGCGAGGCGCCTGA
- a CDS encoding MaoC family dehydratase N-terminal domain-containing protein, translating to MPIQINHGVKGKEYPPYAVTVERGKIKEFARAIGDESPFYLDDEVGRGSPWGDIIAPPTFPVTFRNDRAGTETLLHDLGVDIGRILHGEQEFEHFKPILPGRTYLCRGRITDIYEKTGKSGPMAFVVRETTITDGDNDIVCVMRHITVVRL from the coding sequence ATGCCCATCCAGATCAATCATGGCGTCAAGGGCAAGGAGTATCCGCCCTATGCCGTCACCGTGGAGCGCGGCAAGATCAAGGAGTTCGCCCGCGCCATTGGCGACGAGTCACCCTTCTATCTGGACGACGAGGTCGGCCGCGGGTCACCATGGGGCGACATCATCGCGCCGCCCACCTTTCCCGTCACCTTCCGCAACGACAGGGCGGGCACGGAGACGCTGCTCCATGATCTCGGCGTCGACATCGGGCGCATCCTCCACGGCGAGCAGGAGTTCGAGCACTTCAAGCCCATCCTGCCCGGACGCACCTATCTCTGCCGGGGCCGCATCACCGACATCTACGAGAAGACGGGGAAGTCCGGGCCCATGGCCTTCGTGGTGCGCGAGACCACCATCACCGACGGCGACAACGACATCGTGTGCGTGATGCGACACATCACTGTGGTGCGCCTGTGA
- a CDS encoding MaoC/PaaZ C-terminal domain-containing protein: protein MKYAKVYAEDIQIGTEMPPLVKPPVQQIQLTRYAGASGDFNPIHQDAAFAKASGMGDVFAHGMLSMGFVAQSVTDWLGVGTVRKIGVRFAALVRLGDVITCRGRVVAKRPPKEDDGPHLVDLELWAENQKGEKVITGKATATLSSRG, encoded by the coding sequence GTGAAATACGCCAAGGTCTACGCAGAGGACATCCAGATCGGCACGGAGATGCCGCCGCTCGTCAAGCCGCCCGTCCAGCAGATCCAGCTCACCCGCTATGCCGGCGCCTCGGGAGACTTCAACCCCATCCACCAGGACGCGGCCTTCGCCAAGGCCTCCGGCATGGGCGACGTCTTCGCCCACGGCATGCTGTCCATGGGCTTCGTGGCGCAGTCAGTCACCGACTGGCTCGGCGTGGGCACGGTCCGCAAGATCGGCGTGCGCTTCGCGGCCCTCGTACGTCTGGGCGACGTCATCACCTGCCGCGGCCGCGTGGTCGCCAAGCGCCCACCGAAAGAAGACGACGGTCCCCACCTCGTGGATCTGGAGCTCTGGGCCGAGAATCAGAAGGGCGAGAAGGTCATCACCGGCAAGGCCACCGCCACCCTCTCCTCACGCGGGTAG
- a CDS encoding Uma2 family endonuclease codes for MPTRAVLTYSDYAALPADGRHYELHRGELSVTPAPGTRHQEAVISLGSKLYEHVRSRGLGKVFVAPTDCILSSVTVVQPDILYVASERLSIVSERGIEGAPTLVIEVLSPSTASLDRERKVRLYAEHGVPYYWIADPDSRSVEAYALAGADYALARRVTTDPAALPPLSGLTLDPASIWS; via the coding sequence ATGCCGACGCGAGCGGTCCTGACCTACAGCGACTATGCGGCCCTTCCCGCCGACGGGCGGCACTACGAGCTGCATCGGGGCGAGCTGTCGGTGACGCCGGCGCCGGGCACCCGCCATCAGGAAGCCGTCATCTCGCTCGGTTCGAAGCTATATGAGCACGTGAGGTCGCGAGGCCTCGGTAAGGTCTTCGTGGCGCCGACGGACTGCATCCTGAGCAGCGTGACCGTGGTGCAACCAGATATCCTGTACGTGGCCTCCGAGCGGTTGTCGATCGTCAGCGAGCGTGGGATCGAAGGCGCGCCGACCTTGGTGATCGAGGTGCTCTCTCCGTCGACGGCCAGCCTCGATCGCGAACGAAAGGTCAGGTTGTACGCCGAGCATGGCGTTCCGTACTACTGGATCGCGGATCCGGACAGCCGATCGGTGGAGGCGTACGCGCTCGCCGGGGCGGACTACGCGCTCGCTCGTCGCGTGACGACCGACCCGGCCGCCCTGCCGCCGCTCAGCGGCCTGACCCTCGATCCTGCCTCGATCTGGTCCTGA
- a CDS encoding NUDIX hydrolase, whose translation MSDTHHHHGLSPSSIRFCPLCGGALARQPVPPEGKHEMVCDGCAFIFYLNHKVVAGTIPELDGRVLMTRRNIEPSRGKWTYPGGFVDWGEAVEAAAVRETREETGLEVDLDGLLGVYSYPGTPIVIVVYRARVIGGELRTCWENDRVEWVAPGDIPWGELAFPSTTEALRAFLNGKDPRR comes from the coding sequence ATGAGCGACACGCATCATCACCACGGCCTGTCTCCCTCGAGCATACGCTTCTGCCCGCTCTGCGGCGGCGCGCTCGCGCGGCAGCCCGTCCCCCCTGAAGGCAAGCATGAGATGGTTTGTGACGGCTGCGCGTTCATCTTCTATCTCAACCACAAGGTGGTGGCCGGGACCATTCCCGAGCTGGACGGCCGGGTCCTCATGACGCGGCGGAACATCGAGCCCTCGCGGGGCAAGTGGACCTATCCGGGCGGTTTCGTCGACTGGGGCGAGGCCGTGGAAGCCGCGGCGGTCCGCGAGACGCGCGAGGAGACGGGCCTCGAGGTGGACCTGGACGGCCTCCTCGGCGTCTACTCCTATCCGGGCACGCCCATCGTCATCGTCGTCTACCGCGCGCGCGTGATCGGCGGCGAGCTGCGCACGTGCTGGGAGAACGACCGCGTCGAGTGGGTGGCGCCTGGCGATATTCCGTGGGGGGAGCTGGCCTTCCCCTCCACCACCGAGGCCCTCCGCGCCTTTCTGAACGGCAAGGACCCGCGGCGCTAG
- a CDS encoding Zn-dependent hydrolase translates to MQINRKRLEESMAALGRIGETPAGGLSRLALTDEDRRGRDLLVQWMRAAGLTVTVDRMGNIFAERPGRETLPPVMMGSHADSVPTGGKYDGPLGVLCALETIRTLNDNKTATRHPVAMAIFTNEEGARFQPAMIGSGVMAGQIALEDAYNARDRDGIRLGDELERIGYLGPEPCIPRPIRAYLELHIEQGPILEEQHLSVGVVEGIVAISWSRLVLTGVQDHAGPTPMRIRKDALVAAADIVRGVREIPRKIGGDMVSTVGRLDVTPNIPNAIPGKVIMSIDLRAPDEHHVTRALGLLDRLVKDSARAEGVRYELDHYWRVPRTHFDIEVVDTIERAAKDTGARYRRLLSGAGHDAQYMAAICPTGMIFVPSKDGRSHCEQEFTPMDDIEEGANTLLLAASRLAGAD, encoded by the coding sequence ATGCAGATCAACCGCAAGCGGCTCGAAGAGAGCATGGCGGCGCTGGGGCGCATCGGGGAGACGCCCGCGGGCGGCCTCTCCCGGCTCGCCCTCACCGACGAAGACCGGCGCGGCCGCGATCTCCTCGTCCAGTGGATGCGCGCGGCCGGGCTCACGGTCACGGTCGACCGCATGGGCAATATCTTCGCCGAGCGCCCAGGCCGCGAGACCCTGCCCCCCGTCATGATGGGCTCGCATGCCGACTCGGTGCCCACCGGGGGCAAGTACGACGGCCCGCTCGGCGTCCTCTGTGCTCTCGAGACCATCCGCACCCTCAACGACAACAAGACAGCCACGCGGCACCCGGTGGCCATGGCCATCTTCACCAATGAGGAGGGCGCGCGCTTCCAGCCCGCCATGATCGGCTCCGGTGTCATGGCCGGCCAGATCGCCCTCGAAGACGCCTACAACGCGCGCGACCGGGATGGCATCCGGCTGGGCGACGAGCTCGAGCGCATCGGCTACCTCGGCCCCGAGCCCTGCATCCCCCGCCCCATCCGCGCGTACCTCGAGCTCCACATCGAGCAGGGGCCCATCCTGGAGGAGCAGCACCTCTCGGTGGGCGTGGTCGAGGGCATCGTGGCCATCTCCTGGTCCCGGCTCGTGCTCACGGGCGTGCAGGACCACGCGGGGCCCACGCCCATGCGGATCCGCAAGGACGCCCTCGTGGCGGCGGCGGACATCGTCCGCGGCGTGCGCGAGATCCCGCGGAAGATCGGCGGCGACATGGTCTCGACCGTCGGCCGGCTGGACGTCACCCCCAATATCCCGAACGCCATCCCCGGCAAGGTCATCATGTCCATCGATCTGCGCGCGCCCGACGAGCACCACGTCACGCGCGCCCTGGGGCTCCTCGACCGCCTCGTCAAGGACAGCGCCCGTGCCGAAGGCGTGCGGTACGAGCTCGACCACTACTGGCGCGTGCCCCGCACCCACTTCGACATCGAGGTCGTGGACACGATCGAGCGGGCGGCCAAGGATACGGGCGCCCGCTATCGCCGCTTGCTCTCGGGGGCCGGCCACGACGCTCAGTACATGGCGGCCATCTGTCCCACCGGCATGATCTTCGTGCCCTCGAAGGACGGCCGCAGCCACTGCGAGCAGGAGTTCACGCCGATGGACGACATCGAGGAGGGCGCCAATACGCTGCTCCTCGCCGCCTCCCGGCTGGCCGGCGCCGACTGA
- a CDS encoding acyl-CoA dehydrogenase family protein: MPTRPREALLASVREFVAKEVIPAAPALEHADIYPHELVARMRELGLFGALVPAEHGGLGLDVTTYARVIEEICRGFMSLAGVLNSHTMAALIVLHHGTDEQRGRLLPRFASGEARGGLCLTEPHAGSDVQAIRTVARRDGDGYRISGSKMFVTNGREGNTFALLALTDPSARPPHKGMSCFIVEKGEPGLHVVKSIAKLGYKGVDTAELLFEDFPVPASNLVGGVPGRGFKHVMSGLETGRINIAARAVGVAQAALDEAAREASAAGATLPELAEIATRVEAARLLTYWAAGMKDRNERCDLEAGMAKLYASESAQDVAVLSMKLLGPTAQAPSRVAERLYRDTPLMIIGEGTNEIQRTIICKNLLQRYGERPGALVSRDGLPTEQKQMVLLVRQAVEKEVIPAVNDYEPSGAFPAPIIEKLGELGILGMLVPAEYGGLGLDIVTFAMIVEELARGWTTVAGLIASHAAAAHAIARMEAADLSERWLPALTRGARWACLIAPLDVTAEHMKGGWALSGGGVFVDSGGRADVHVVLAHRPDKRLAAFVVEQGARGFSLDVTHETLGARGLALHLVRLDEVPAQGGSPIGASTLGLARIAAAATAVGLAQAAFEAALRYSQQRSAFGVPICQHQAIQLKLADMATRITAGRLLTHRAAERLDVEAGDDAGSIMARLDTAETAYAVTLEAMRIHGGYGYTKEFPVERYYRDASRFLTAAVELEIDRRQLARHLVGAPA; the protein is encoded by the coding sequence ATGCCGACACGGCCTCGCGAGGCCCTGCTTGCCTCGGTGCGCGAGTTCGTGGCCAAGGAGGTCATCCCGGCCGCGCCGGCCCTCGAGCACGCCGATATCTATCCCCATGAGCTGGTGGCGCGCATGCGCGAGCTTGGGCTCTTCGGTGCCCTCGTCCCCGCGGAGCATGGTGGGCTCGGGCTCGACGTCACCACCTATGCCCGGGTCATCGAGGAGATCTGCCGGGGCTTCATGTCGCTGGCGGGGGTCCTCAACAGCCACACCATGGCCGCCCTCATCGTGCTCCACCACGGCACCGACGAGCAGCGCGGGCGCCTGCTCCCGCGCTTCGCGAGCGGCGAGGCGCGCGGCGGCCTCTGCCTGACCGAGCCCCATGCCGGCTCCGATGTCCAGGCCATCCGCACGGTGGCCCGGCGCGATGGCGATGGCTATCGCATCTCCGGCTCCAAGATGTTCGTCACCAACGGCCGCGAGGGCAATACCTTCGCCCTCCTGGCCCTGACGGATCCCTCGGCCCGGCCGCCTCACAAAGGCATGTCCTGCTTCATCGTCGAGAAGGGAGAGCCCGGCCTTCACGTGGTCAAGTCGATCGCCAAGCTCGGCTACAAGGGCGTGGACACGGCCGAGCTCCTCTTCGAGGACTTCCCCGTTCCCGCCTCCAACCTCGTCGGTGGCGTGCCCGGCCGCGGCTTCAAGCACGTCATGTCGGGGCTCGAGACGGGGCGGATCAATATCGCCGCGCGCGCGGTGGGCGTGGCCCAGGCCGCGCTCGACGAGGCGGCGCGGGAGGCCTCGGCAGCGGGGGCGACGCTGCCCGAACTCGCCGAGATCGCCACACGGGTCGAGGCGGCGCGGCTCCTGACCTACTGGGCGGCGGGCATGAAGGACCGGAACGAGCGCTGCGATCTCGAAGCGGGCATGGCCAAGCTCTACGCGTCGGAAAGCGCCCAGGACGTGGCCGTCCTGAGCATGAAGCTCCTGGGGCCGACGGCGCAGGCTCCGAGCCGCGTCGCCGAGCGGCTCTATCGCGACACACCGCTCATGATCATCGGCGAGGGCACCAACGAGATCCAGCGGACCATCATCTGCAAGAACCTGCTCCAGCGCTATGGCGAGCGGCCGGGCGCCCTCGTCTCCCGAGATGGCCTCCCCACCGAGCAGAAACAAATGGTCCTCCTCGTTCGCCAGGCGGTCGAGAAGGAAGTCATCCCGGCCGTCAATGACTACGAGCCGTCGGGCGCCTTTCCCGCGCCCATCATCGAGAAGCTCGGCGAGCTCGGCATCCTCGGCATGCTCGTCCCCGCCGAGTACGGAGGCCTCGGCCTCGATATCGTGACGTTCGCCATGATCGTGGAAGAGCTGGCGCGCGGCTGGACCACGGTGGCCGGACTCATCGCCAGCCACGCTGCCGCCGCCCACGCCATTGCCCGCATGGAAGCGGCGGACCTGAGCGAACGCTGGCTGCCCGCCCTCACCCGCGGCGCGCGCTGGGCCTGTCTCATCGCGCCCCTGGATGTGACAGCGGAGCACATGAAGGGCGGCTGGGCTCTGAGCGGCGGCGGCGTGTTCGTGGATTCTGGCGGGCGTGCCGACGTACACGTCGTGCTGGCCCACCGGCCCGACAAGCGGCTCGCGGCCTTCGTCGTCGAGCAGGGCGCGCGCGGGTTTTCCCTCGATGTCACTCACGAGACACTCGGCGCCCGGGGACTCGCTCTCCATCTTGTCAGGCTCGACGAGGTGCCTGCTCAGGGCGGCTCACCTATCGGCGCCTCCACCCTCGGGCTCGCCCGGATCGCCGCTGCCGCCACCGCGGTGGGCCTGGCTCAGGCCGCCTTCGAGGCCGCCCTGCGCTACTCGCAGCAGCGCTCGGCCTTCGGCGTACCCATCTGCCAGCACCAGGCCATACAGCTCAAGCTCGCCGACATGGCGACGCGGATCACCGCGGGCCGCCTCCTGACCCATCGAGCCGCCGAGCGACTCGATGTGGAGGCCGGCGACGATGCCGGGAGTATCATGGCTAGGCTGGACACAGCAGAGACCGCCTATGCGGTCACCCTCGAGGCCATGCGCATTCACGGCGGCTACGGCTATACCAAGGAGTTCCCCGTCGAGCGCTACTACCGGGACGCCTCGCGCTTCCTGACGGCAGCGGTCGAGCTGGAGATTGACCGCCGCCAGCTCGCTCGGCACCTCGTGGGGGCGCCGGCATGA
- a CDS encoding MaoC family dehydratase, whose product MSYGRYFEEFAVGQSFKHWPGRTITEADCTWFALLTMNQHPLHSDAHYAETYTQHKQRVVMGPLVFSMVIGMSVADISGRAIANLEVNALKHEKPTFIGDTLYAQSRVLELHESRQGDRGVVTVETTGLNQRGEQVCSYTRKVLVPKRNHPTLGEGKLPY is encoded by the coding sequence ATGAGCTACGGGCGCTACTTCGAGGAATTCGCGGTCGGGCAGAGCTTCAAGCACTGGCCCGGGCGCACCATCACCGAGGCCGACTGCACGTGGTTCGCGCTCCTGACCATGAACCAGCACCCTCTGCACTCCGATGCCCACTACGCGGAGACATATACCCAGCACAAGCAGCGCGTGGTGATGGGCCCGCTCGTTTTCAGCATGGTCATCGGCATGAGCGTGGCCGATATCTCGGGGCGCGCCATCGCCAATCTCGAAGTGAATGCGCTCAAGCACGAGAAGCCCACCTTCATCGGCGATACCCTCTATGCCCAGAGCCGCGTGCTCGAGCTTCACGAATCGCGGCAGGGCGACCGGGGGGTGGTGACCGTGGAGACCACGGGGCTCAATCAGCGCGGCGAGCAGGTATGCTCGTATACGCGCAAGGTGCTCGTGCCGAAGCGGAACCACCCCACGCTGGGCGAAGGAAAGCTTCCCTACTGA
- a CDS encoding CoA transferase — protein MRAETGEGATGTRRPPLEGVRILAVSQFGAGPFGTQVLADLGAEIIKIEDPGVGGDISRYVPPFQHERDSLYFQSFNRGKKSLTLNLRHPAGQAVLQDLAKVSDAVFNNLRGDLPAKLGLTYETVKAVNPRIVCCSLTGFGTTGPRAAEPAYDYLIQGYAGYMAVTGEPDGPPGKCGVSVIDFAGGYAAMVGLMVGLFDAQRTGIGRDVDVSLLDTAVSMLSYFAIWTLNREWQPERVADSGHQTLVPAQNFPTQDGWIVIFCNKDKFWQSLVEKMGLAALGRDPRFTGFADRLSHKAELVQILANRFKERTTAAWLDLLRGHVPCAPVNTVAQALEDAQVRAREMILEVEHPQWGTIREVASPVKTEGAIRNPAPAPELGQHTEAILADILGYGSQTIARLRADGVIGK, from the coding sequence GTGAGGGCTGAGACAGGTGAGGGGGCCACTGGGACTCGGAGACCACCGCTCGAAGGCGTGCGCATCCTGGCCGTCTCGCAATTCGGCGCAGGCCCTTTCGGCACCCAGGTGCTCGCGGACCTGGGCGCCGAGATCATCAAGATCGAGGACCCGGGAGTGGGCGGAGACATCTCTCGCTATGTCCCGCCCTTCCAGCACGAGCGGGACTCGCTGTACTTTCAGTCCTTCAACCGTGGCAAGAAATCGCTCACCCTCAACCTCCGGCATCCCGCGGGCCAGGCAGTGCTCCAGGATCTCGCCAAGGTTTCCGACGCGGTCTTCAACAACCTGCGCGGCGATCTGCCGGCCAAGCTCGGTCTGACCTACGAGACCGTCAAGGCCGTCAATCCACGCATCGTCTGCTGCTCGCTCACGGGCTTCGGCACCACGGGACCCCGCGCGGCCGAGCCCGCCTACGATTATCTGATCCAGGGCTATGCCGGCTACATGGCGGTGACGGGTGAGCCGGACGGCCCCCCCGGCAAGTGCGGCGTGTCCGTCATCGATTTCGCGGGAGGCTATGCCGCCATGGTCGGGCTCATGGTCGGTCTCTTCGACGCCCAGCGTACCGGGATAGGGCGCGATGTCGACGTCTCGCTCCTCGACACCGCCGTGAGCATGCTCTCCTATTTCGCCATCTGGACCCTCAACCGCGAGTGGCAGCCCGAGCGGGTGGCCGACTCCGGGCACCAGACACTGGTGCCGGCGCAGAACTTCCCGACACAGGACGGCTGGATCGTCATCTTCTGCAACAAGGACAAGTTCTGGCAGAGCCTGGTCGAGAAGATGGGCCTGGCGGCGCTCGGGCGGGATCCGCGCTTCACCGGTTTCGCCGATCGCCTGAGCCACAAGGCCGAGCTCGTCCAGATCCTGGCCAATCGGTTCAAGGAGAGGACCACGGCCGCCTGGCTCGATCTTCTGCGCGGCCATGTCCCCTGCGCGCCCGTCAACACGGTGGCCCAGGCGCTCGAGGACGCCCAGGTGCGGGCCCGCGAGATGATCCTCGAAGTGGAGCACCCGCAGTGGGGCACGATCCGCGAGGTGGCGAGCCCCGTCAAGACCGAGGGGGCCATCCGCAACCCGGCGCCGGCGCCCGAGCTCGGTCAGCACACGGAGGCGATTCTCGCGGATATCCTGGGGTACGGCAGCCAGACCATCGCCCGGCTTCGCGCGGATGGGGTCATAGGCAAGTGA
- a CDS encoding acyl-CoA dehydrogenase family protein translates to MNDERFKAIGMDDMTMPGGWSVSDGQTFLYTPAERELMHQARAFAQKDILPRAAAAHQEVKQIKARFEGRERRGKLRAIAQAYLKQLGDAGITGALFPEEYGGNGRGVVAECIIDEELSAAGHPADTIRSVSLTLGTISILRYGTPEQKERHIPPRLRGEELAALAITEPQIGSDTSRMQTRATLKGDRWVINGQKRFITGGGLADHLTLFAITEDGVHPHKGMSTFIVPMDHPGVTIRRQLDEVIMADWMDNAWIDFNDVDIPKANLLGPLHGGYHVLMDELDTERVTYCMAALGSARRALEIAAEYSTKRIQFKQPIAMFEGVSFKLAEMYTALDAARQLVYRTAKMVEAGVPAQRESAVTKLFVAESVWKIVDHAMQVLGGIGYTTDFPIQAIFRNARLLRIGAGSDEIMKFLIAREVLKEIKG, encoded by the coding sequence GTGAACGACGAGCGTTTCAAGGCCATCGGCATGGACGACATGACCATGCCCGGGGGCTGGTCCGTCTCCGACGGGCAGACCTTTCTCTACACGCCGGCCGAGCGGGAGCTCATGCACCAGGCGCGGGCCTTCGCCCAGAAGGACATCCTGCCGCGCGCGGCGGCCGCCCATCAGGAGGTCAAGCAGATCAAGGCGCGCTTCGAGGGCCGGGAGCGCCGAGGCAAGCTGCGCGCGATCGCCCAGGCCTATCTCAAGCAGCTCGGCGATGCCGGCATCACGGGGGCCCTCTTCCCCGAGGAGTACGGCGGCAATGGGCGCGGGGTCGTGGCCGAGTGCATCATCGACGAGGAGCTGAGCGCGGCCGGCCACCCTGCCGATACCATCCGCTCGGTCTCCCTCACCCTCGGCACCATCTCCATCCTCCGCTACGGCACCCCGGAGCAGAAGGAGCGCCACATTCCCCCTCGCCTGCGCGGCGAGGAGCTGGCCGCCCTCGCCATCACCGAGCCCCAGATCGGCTCGGACACCTCGCGCATGCAGACGCGCGCCACCTTGAAGGGGGACCGCTGGGTCATCAACGGTCAGAAGCGGTTCATCACCGGGGGCGGCCTCGCCGACCACCTCACCCTCTTCGCCATCACGGAGGACGGCGTCCATCCGCACAAGGGGATGTCCACCTTCATCGTGCCCATGGACCATCCGGGCGTCACCATCCGGCGCCAGCTCGACGAGGTCATCATGGCGGACTGGATGGACAATGCCTGGATCGACTTCAACGACGTGGACATCCCGAAGGCCAACCTGCTCGGGCCCCTCCACGGCGGCTATCACGTGCTCATGGACGAGCTCGACACGGAGCGCGTCACGTACTGCATGGCCGCCCTCGGCTCCGCTCGCCGGGCGCTGGAGATCGCCGCCGAGTACTCGACCAAGCGCATCCAGTTCAAGCAGCCCATCGCCATGTTCGAGGGCGTCTCCTTCAAGCTCGCCGAGATGTACACGGCCCTGGACGCCGCGCGCCAGCTCGTCTACCGCACGGCCAAGATGGTCGAGGCCGGAGTGCCTGCGCAGCGAGAATCGGCGGTGACCAAGCTCTTCGTGGCCGAGTCGGTGTGGAAGATCGTCGACCACGCCATGCAGGTTCTGGGCGGCATCGGCTACACGACGGACTTCCCCATCCAGGCCATCTTCCGCAACGCCCGCCTGCTCAGGATCGGGGCAGGGTCGGACGAGATCATGAAGTTCCTCATCGCGCGCGAGGTGCTCAAGGAGATCAAGGGGTGA
- a CDS encoding ATP-dependent Clp protease adaptor ClpS, with product MSVPRAPYGPSGVETTPEVEETEGTEVALAPPWVTILHNCDCHTFEDVVRQLIKAISCSEDRAWEIAWEVHDTGKSVVKVGPETECVRVGNILGAIGLIVTVAQS from the coding sequence GTGAGCGTGCCACGGGCTCCCTACGGCCCCTCAGGCGTGGAGACAACACCTGAGGTCGAAGAGACCGAGGGTACCGAGGTCGCCCTGGCCCCGCCCTGGGTCACCATCCTGCACAACTGCGACTGCCATACCTTCGAGGACGTGGTCCGGCAGCTCATCAAGGCCATCAGCTGCTCGGAGGACCGGGCCTGGGAGATAGCCTGGGAGGTCCACGACACGGGGAAGTCCGTGGTCAAGGTCGGGCCCGAGACCGAGTGCGTCCGGGTTGGCAATATTCTGGGCGCCATCGGCCTCATCGTTACCGTCGCGCAGTCCTAG